A genome region from Leifsonia sp. Root112D2 includes the following:
- a CDS encoding MarR family winged helix-turn-helix transcriptional regulator, giving the protein MTHPQATGRILKRAQYRNHRAMDVSLAAVGTTLVQWDALRVISEMPDSSAHELAVATFQSDQAFGTLANRLQKQGLIERSSGRGRRVEHRLTSAGSVVLAAGQDVAKRVSARSFAALSPAEMATLHELLLRVGEVVE; this is encoded by the coding sequence ATGACGCATCCGCAGGCCACCGGCCGTATTCTCAAGCGCGCGCAGTACCGCAACCATCGCGCTATGGACGTGTCGCTCGCCGCCGTGGGCACCACTCTCGTGCAGTGGGATGCCCTGCGCGTGATCTCGGAGATGCCCGACTCGTCGGCGCACGAACTGGCCGTCGCGACCTTCCAGAGCGACCAGGCATTCGGCACCCTCGCGAACCGGCTGCAGAAGCAGGGGCTCATCGAGCGCTCATCGGGCCGGGGGCGGCGGGTTGAGCATCGACTCACGAGCGCGGGCTCGGTGGTGCTGGCGGCCGGGCAGGATGTGGCGAAGCGGGTTTCGGCGAGGTCGTTCGCGGCGTTGTCGCCGGCCGAGATGGCGACGCTGCATGAGCTGCTGCTGCGGGTTGGGGAGGTGGTGGAGTAA
- a CDS encoding alpha/beta fold hydrolase, with product MTTPPPFELAVTESGTGRPVLLLHGGGGPLTVAPPATHLAETAHVIAPTHPGFNGTERPAAIDSMRALADEYARYLEARDLTDVLVVGSSIGGWLAAELALGSASDRISGLVLINAVGIDVAGNPIRNISDLPPQQLAQYSFHDPSRLKLPAPTPEGIAIAQANAATLSALAGDPYMHDPTLLGRLGAMHTPTLVIWGASDRVVNADYGRAFAAAIPDARFELIPDAGHLPHLENPAAVFAALDPFAESRVK from the coding sequence ATGACAACTCCCCCGCCGTTTGAACTCGCCGTCACCGAATCCGGCACCGGCCGCCCCGTGCTTCTCCTCCACGGCGGCGGCGGCCCGCTCACCGTTGCGCCGCCCGCCACCCACCTGGCCGAGACCGCCCACGTGATAGCCCCGACGCATCCGGGATTCAACGGCACCGAGCGCCCGGCCGCCATCGACAGCATGCGCGCGCTGGCCGATGAGTACGCGCGCTATCTCGAGGCTCGCGATCTGACGGACGTGCTCGTCGTCGGATCCTCGATCGGCGGCTGGCTGGCCGCCGAGTTGGCCCTCGGCAGCGCCTCCGACCGCATCAGCGGCCTGGTTCTGATCAACGCGGTGGGCATCGATGTCGCCGGCAACCCCATCCGCAATATCAGCGACCTGCCACCGCAGCAGCTCGCGCAGTACAGCTTTCACGACCCGTCCAGGCTGAAGCTGCCGGCCCCGACCCCCGAGGGCATCGCCATCGCGCAGGCCAATGCCGCAACGCTCAGCGCGCTCGCGGGCGACCCCTACATGCACGACCCGACGCTGCTCGGCCGCCTCGGCGCGATGCACACCCCGACCCTCGTGATCTGGGGCGCCTCCGACCGCGTCGTCAACGCCGACTACGGCCGCGCCTTCGCCGCCGCGATTCCGGATGCCCGCTTCGAGCTCATCCCGGATGCCGGCCACCTGCCCCACCTGGAGAACCCGGCCGCGGTCTTCGCCGCCCTGGACCCATTCGCTGAGTCGCGGGTCAAGTAG
- a CDS encoding DNA cytosine methyltransferase, whose translation MTTVPKIRVLDLFAGAGGLTAGFHAASTRYETVRAVEMDLAAAASYEATFGEDIVYAGSIQDWLASEKVPKVDVVVGGPPCQGFSTLGKQDEEDERNTLWRYYAEAIVRARPKYFIVENVAAFANSRQFQDFKEATAPGGLLEEYDFEFDIFNAADFGAFQARKRTVIVGFRKELGFPGFPPVTHEASEYRTVEEAFDGIGLSVDGIDLPMGETPFAGKMFAGPFTARQLHLGRRYRPESLKRFAAIPKGGNRFNLPLELQAECWKKHKTGSGDVMGRLHLKKPSVTIRTEFFKPEKGRYLHPTEDRAITHYEAAVLQGFPADHKFMGSKTAIARQIGNAVPIPLGEAIARQLASVL comes from the coding sequence GTGACTACTGTGCCGAAGATCCGAGTTCTCGACTTGTTTGCAGGCGCGGGTGGACTCACCGCGGGATTTCACGCCGCATCGACACGATATGAGACTGTTCGTGCGGTGGAGATGGACCTTGCCGCCGCCGCTTCGTACGAGGCGACGTTCGGTGAGGACATCGTCTACGCAGGAAGCATCCAGGATTGGCTGGCATCCGAAAAGGTGCCAAAGGTAGATGTGGTTGTGGGCGGCCCACCGTGCCAGGGTTTCTCAACGCTGGGCAAGCAGGATGAAGAAGACGAGCGGAATACGTTGTGGCGCTACTACGCGGAGGCGATCGTTCGCGCTAGGCCGAAGTACTTCATCGTTGAGAACGTGGCCGCTTTCGCTAATTCGAGGCAGTTCCAGGATTTCAAGGAGGCAACTGCACCCGGCGGTCTCCTTGAGGAATACGACTTCGAATTCGACATCTTCAACGCGGCTGATTTCGGTGCTTTTCAAGCTCGCAAGCGAACGGTAATAGTCGGATTCCGGAAGGAGCTCGGCTTCCCCGGCTTTCCTCCGGTCACGCACGAAGCGAGCGAGTATCGGACAGTCGAGGAGGCATTTGACGGTATCGGCCTGAGCGTTGATGGCATCGACCTGCCGATGGGTGAAACGCCGTTTGCCGGGAAGATGTTTGCCGGGCCGTTCACAGCTCGCCAGCTCCACCTCGGTAGACGGTATCGGCCCGAGTCGCTCAAGCGGTTTGCCGCGATTCCCAAAGGGGGAAACCGGTTCAATCTTCCGCTGGAGCTTCAGGCTGAGTGTTGGAAGAAGCACAAAACAGGTTCCGGTGATGTCATGGGTCGACTTCACTTGAAGAAGCCTTCAGTGACGATCCGCACAGAGTTCTTCAAGCCGGAGAAGGGACGGTACCTGCACCCGACCGAGGACCGTGCGATTACGCATTACGAGGCGGCGGTGTTGCAGGGATTCCCCGCCGATCACAAGTTCATGGGATCCAAGACAGCGATAGCGCGGCAGATTGGCAATGCGGTGCCGATTCCTCTCGGAGAAGCGATCGCGCGACAGCTCGCATCGGTGCTCTGA